One Chroicocephalus ridibundus chromosome 26, bChrRid1.1, whole genome shotgun sequence genomic region harbors:
- the LOC134507687 gene encoding leucine-rich repeat and fibronectin type III domain-containing protein 1-like protein isoform X3 — translation MERLVVYLLVISTAVKAMMCPKRCMCQNLSPSFTILCTKTGLLFVPPSIDRRTAELRLMDNFITTLRRKDFANMTNLIHLTLSRNTISQIMPYAFFDLKGLHALHLDSNRLTYINEDHFKGLINLRHLILSNNQLNYISPGSLDDFIETIEDLDLSYNNLVNVPWETIAKLSNVNTVSLDHNLIEFVPEGIFSNLHKLARLDMTSNKLKKIPPDPLFSRIPVYAKSKGSPLSSLVLSFGGNPLHCNCELVWLRRLTREDDLETCASPPELMGKYFWSIKEEEFVCEPPMITHRTPKLTVTEGQSVSLKCKAVGDPDPYVRWISPDGKLVSNTSRTISYENGTLDILVTSLTDKGTFTCIASNAAGESTAPVELLVTPYPNLANSTNCDKDAEPGPSDILISAKSSFPNETKAQQEKAVVVAELTSSSALIQWPSQHHLPGIRMYQIQYNSSADDILVYRT, via the coding sequence ATGGAAAGGCTGGTTGTCTATCTACTGGTTATTAGCACAGCTGTGAAGGCCATGATGTGTCCCAAAAGATGCATGTGTCAAAACCTGTCTCCATCCTTCACGATTCTCTGCACGAAGACGGGGCTTCTCTTTGTGCCCCCCAGTATTGACAGGAGAACAGCAGAACTAAGGTTAATGGATAACTTTATCACTACACTTAGGAGAAAAGATTTTGCAAACATGACTAATCTAATTCATTTGACACTATCGAGGAATACAATAAGTCAAATCATGCCTTATGCATTTTTTGATCTTAAAGGCCTTCACGCCTTACACTTGGATAGTAATAGACTGACTTACATCAACGAAGATCATTTCAAAGGTTTAATTAATCTTCGGCATTTAATACTTAGTAACAATCAATTAAACTATATCTCTCCGGGGTCATTGGATGACTTTATAGAAACAATTGAAGACCTGGATCTGTCCTACAACAACCTCGTTAATGTTCCTTGGGAAACAATTGCCAAACTTTCTAATGTCAATACGGTCAGTTTGGATCATAATCTCATTGAGTTTGTGCCAGAGGGAATCTTCTCCAACCTTCACAAACTTGCCCGCCTAGACATGACCTCCAACAAGTTGAAAAAGATCCCCCCTGatcctttgttttccagaataCCTGTGTACGCCAAGTCTAAAGGATCTCCACTGTCGTCCCTGGTGCTTAGCTTCGGCGGGAATCCTTTGCACTGCAACTGCGAACTCGTGTGGCTGAGACGTCTTACCAGAGAAGACGATCTAGAAACCTGCGCCTCTCCACCAGAACTGATGGGCAAATACTTTTGGTCTATTAAAGAGGAGGAATTTGTCTGTGAACCTCCGATGATAACACACCGAACCCCAAAACTAACAGTGACAGAAGGCCAAAGCGTCTCTTTGAAGTGCAAAGCTGTTGGCGATCCAGATCCCTATGTTCGCTGGATCTCGCCCGATGGGAAGCTGGTCTCTAACACTTCTAGGACGATTTCTTATGAGAATGGTACTCTGGATATTTTGGTTACGTCTTTGACTGACAAGGGCACGTTTACCTGCATAGCATCAAATGCTGCGGGAGAGTCGACGGCACCAGTCGAACTCCTCGTTACCCCCTACCCTAACCTGGCTAACAGCACCAACTGCGACAAAGACGCGGAGCCTGGCCCCTCGGATATTCTCATATCTGCCAAGTCAAGCTTTCCGAACGAAACGAAGGCTCAGCAGGAGAAGGCGGTCGTGGTTGCTGAGCTGACATCGTCCTCTGCTCTTATCCAGTGGCCTTCTCAGCACCACCTCCCCGGGATTCGAATGTACCAGATTCAGTACAACAGTTCTGCCGACGACATACTAGTGTACAG
- the LOC134507687 gene encoding leucine-rich repeat and fibronectin type III domain-containing protein 1-like protein isoform X2 produces MERLVVYLLVISTAVKAMMCPKRCMCQNLSPSFTILCTKTGLLFVPPSIDRRTAELRLMDNFITTLRRKDFANMTNLIHLTLSRNTISQIMPYAFFDLKGLHALHLDSNRLTYINEDHFKGLINLRHLILSNNQLNYISPGSLDDFIETIEDLDLSYNNLVNVPWETIAKLSNVNTVSLDHNLIEFVPEGIFSNLHKLARLDMTSNKLKKIPPDPLFSRIPVYAKSKGSPLSSLVLSFGGNPLHCNCELVWLRRLTREDDLETCASPPELMGKYFWSIKEEEFVCEPPMITHRTPKLTVTEGQSVSLKCKAVGDPDPYVRWISPDGKLVSNTSRTISYENGTLDILVTSLTDKGTFTCIASNAAGESTAPVELLVTPYPNLANSTNCDKDAEPGPSDILISAKSSFPNETKAQQEKAVVVAELTSSSALIQWPSQHHLPGIRMYQIQYNSSADDILVYRSPKP; encoded by the coding sequence ATGGAAAGGCTGGTTGTCTATCTACTGGTTATTAGCACAGCTGTGAAGGCCATGATGTGTCCCAAAAGATGCATGTGTCAAAACCTGTCTCCATCCTTCACGATTCTCTGCACGAAGACGGGGCTTCTCTTTGTGCCCCCCAGTATTGACAGGAGAACAGCAGAACTAAGGTTAATGGATAACTTTATCACTACACTTAGGAGAAAAGATTTTGCAAACATGACTAATCTAATTCATTTGACACTATCGAGGAATACAATAAGTCAAATCATGCCTTATGCATTTTTTGATCTTAAAGGCCTTCACGCCTTACACTTGGATAGTAATAGACTGACTTACATCAACGAAGATCATTTCAAAGGTTTAATTAATCTTCGGCATTTAATACTTAGTAACAATCAATTAAACTATATCTCTCCGGGGTCATTGGATGACTTTATAGAAACAATTGAAGACCTGGATCTGTCCTACAACAACCTCGTTAATGTTCCTTGGGAAACAATTGCCAAACTTTCTAATGTCAATACGGTCAGTTTGGATCATAATCTCATTGAGTTTGTGCCAGAGGGAATCTTCTCCAACCTTCACAAACTTGCCCGCCTAGACATGACCTCCAACAAGTTGAAAAAGATCCCCCCTGatcctttgttttccagaataCCTGTGTACGCCAAGTCTAAAGGATCTCCACTGTCGTCCCTGGTGCTTAGCTTCGGCGGGAATCCTTTGCACTGCAACTGCGAACTCGTGTGGCTGAGACGTCTTACCAGAGAAGACGATCTAGAAACCTGCGCCTCTCCACCAGAACTGATGGGCAAATACTTTTGGTCTATTAAAGAGGAGGAATTTGTCTGTGAACCTCCGATGATAACACACCGAACCCCAAAACTAACAGTGACAGAAGGCCAAAGCGTCTCTTTGAAGTGCAAAGCTGTTGGCGATCCAGATCCCTATGTTCGCTGGATCTCGCCCGATGGGAAGCTGGTCTCTAACACTTCTAGGACGATTTCTTATGAGAATGGTACTCTGGATATTTTGGTTACGTCTTTGACTGACAAGGGCACGTTTACCTGCATAGCATCAAATGCTGCGGGAGAGTCGACGGCACCAGTCGAACTCCTCGTTACCCCCTACCCTAACCTGGCTAACAGCACCAACTGCGACAAAGACGCGGAGCCTGGCCCCTCGGATATTCTCATATCTGCCAAGTCAAGCTTTCCGAACGAAACGAAGGCTCAGCAGGAGAAGGCGGTCGTGGTTGCTGAGCTGACATCGTCCTCTGCTCTTATCCAGTGGCCTTCTCAGCACCACCTCCCCGGGATTCGAATGTACCAGATTCAGTACAACAGTTCTGCCGACGACATACTAGTGTACAG